In the Candidatus Chlamydia sanziniae genome, TCTTTGAAATCCTCCCAGGACTCCGATGTTACGCTATGTACTATTTTGTGTTTTTTTGTTCACGTGCTTTGCTACTGGAAGCGGGCTGTACTATTTATTTTCCTCTTTTACTTCTCTAACAAAAAAACTAAAAACTGAAACTTTTCATACTTTGTGGGAAGAAGGTCTGAAGGAAATACCTGAAGGGACGTTGCATTGCCCCTCTGCTGAGCAGCAACGAGCTCATCTTCTTTGCTTTCAGGGATTTTTATTGCAAAAACAGCAAAATTTTTCTCAGGCAGATAAAATCTTCACCAAAGCATATGACGAAGCCGAAAAGACGCCATTTGTATTCAAAGAAGAATTACTTGGAGGAAGTATCTTTAATTACTTTTTTCTTGATAAACTTAATTGCATGGAAACATTTCTTAGTCGGCTAGAAGAACACTGTCCGAATTCTCCTTACCTCTGTTTATTTAAGGCCTTACTCTCCTACAAACAACAGGAGTTTGAAAAAACTATAGAATTCTTATCTTGTTGGCAAAGAGAGAAGAGTCGAGCTCAAGCTCCTTGGCTGAATCTAAATATTCAACAGTTATTAGGAGATTTTTTTTTCGATCAAGTTATGGCACATTCGTTAGTAGAAACAGACATGTTTCCGGAAGGACGCATAATTTTAAATCGCATTATTGATAAATTATTAAAACGAGACTGCGAATGGAATACAAAAATTTATGATCGTACCGCATTACTTTTAAGCCAGAGTTATTTTTTAGAACTTATGCAATCGCAATCAATACATATTTATGCAGATTACCATAAGATGGTGTTGTTCTATTTGAAAAAAGTACATCTTATAGAACAAAATCTTTACAAGCAACTTTTCCCAGAGGAAAAGTTTATATCAATGCTTATGACTCATGCTTTAACCTTGCCTATAGAAGAATTATCCCCAATCATTCAACTTTTAGAGATATGGCAGCGTCATTACCTCCATCCCACGTGCTCTTTAGTTATTCAACCTTTGGTAGAAAATTTTTCTAAACGACAGGATAAAGCTGCTCAGTTTTGTGAGGCTTTAGTATCTTGTTCGGGGTTAGAAGAATTACAGCAAAAACTCGTTGTTACTTTTGAAACATTGCTGTCTGATAAGGTACAGCAGGTAGAAACTTTAGAAGCAAAGCAATGTGTTTCTCTCCTTCGTATTTTAGATCCACAAATTTCAATTAGTGAGAAACTCACGCTGTCTCAAGAAACTTTGCAAAAGATTGTTTTATATGATGATGATGAGCAGCTTATGAAACTACAAAATTACTTAGCTTTATGGGAGGCAATCCAGTCGTATGATATAGATCGTCAACAATTGGTGTATCGTTTAGTTCATAGTGCGAAGCAGCTGTGGAAGCAGGGAGGGGTAGATCAAAAAGCTTTGAAATTATTGCAGCTTGTGCTTGATTTCACTAGTTATGATATAGAATGTGAAAACATTGTCTTCCTCTTTGTAAAACAGGTGTACAAGCAAGCGTTAGCTTGCCACGCGATTTCTCGTCTTTTACATTTGGAAAATTTTATAACTGCAACAGGAATTCCTTCAGTCTTGATTTCTGAAGCTGAAATTGCTAACTTTTTGGAAGATGCAGACTATCTTTTTAATCATGGAGATTATAACAAATGTTATTTCTATACTCTTTGGTTAACAAAGATAGCTCCTTCATCACATACCTACCGATTATTAGGACTTTGCCTTGTGGAGAATAAATGTTACGAGGAAGCTTGGCGATACTTTCAGCTGTTGTCTCCTAATAACAGTGTTTATGATTCAAAGATTCAGAAGGCTTTAGCTCTTTGTCAAAAACACTTACCTAAAGATCTTCAGGTTAACAAAAGATAATGAAAACTCCAT is a window encoding:
- a CDS encoding DUF1347 family protein, whose translation is MLRYVLFCVFLFTCFATGSGLYYLFSSFTSLTKKLKTETFHTLWEEGLKEIPEGTLHCPSAEQQRAHLLCFQGFLLQKQQNFSQADKIFTKAYDEAEKTPFVFKEELLGGSIFNYFFLDKLNCMETFLSRLEEHCPNSPYLCLFKALLSYKQQEFEKTIEFLSCWQREKSRAQAPWLNLNIQQLLGDFFFDQVMAHSLVETDMFPEGRIILNRIIDKLLKRDCEWNTKIYDRTALLLSQSYFLELMQSQSIHIYADYHKMVLFYLKKVHLIEQNLYKQLFPEEKFISMLMTHALTLPIEELSPIIQLLEIWQRHYLHPTCSLVIQPLVENFSKRQDKAAQFCEALVSCSGLEELQQKLVVTFETLLSDKVQQVETLEAKQCVSLLRILDPQISISEKLTLSQETLQKIVLYDDDEQLMKLQNYLALWEAIQSYDIDRQQLVYRLVHSAKQLWKQGGVDQKALKLLQLVLDFTSYDIECENIVFLFVKQVYKQALACHAISRLLHLENFITATGIPSVLISEAEIANFLEDADYLFNHGDYNKCYFYTLWLTKIAPSSHTYRLLGLCLVENKCYEEAWRYFQLLSPNNSVYDSKIQKALALCQKHLPKDLQVNKR